Proteins encoded in a region of the Streptomyces sp. NBC_00258 genome:
- a CDS encoding NUDIX hydrolase translates to MPLPGTRRRAHVPRSQNGASCTRGPALRPARSTALRHRHVEKEKVLPRRSVIGLHLVLVQGDRVLLGLRAGTAWCDGWWDVPAGHLEEGESFLAGVVREAREELDVALEEADLAVAHTVHDYDPKTRESRLQVFFTANQYAGRPHVAEPDKCAELRWWPLSALPENLVRYTRQALICIQRGRSASTVGWPDAC, encoded by the coding sequence ATGCCATTGCCTGGTACGAGGCGGCGTGCGCATGTGCCGCGTTCCCAGAACGGAGCGTCCTGCACTCGGGGGCCTGCCTTGCGGCCCGCGCGGTCAACTGCCCTTCGTCACCGGCATGTGGAGAAGGAGAAGGTGTTGCCACGCCGTTCTGTGATCGGACTTCACTTAGTCCTGGTTCAGGGTGACCGGGTGCTGCTCGGTCTCCGTGCGGGCACTGCCTGGTGTGATGGATGGTGGGATGTTCCGGCCGGCCATCTTGAGGAGGGGGAGTCCTTCCTCGCCGGCGTGGTCCGTGAGGCTCGGGAGGAGCTGGACGTCGCTCTCGAAGAGGCGGACTTGGCGGTCGCGCACACGGTTCACGACTACGACCCCAAGACTCGCGAGAGTCGGCTCCAGGTCTTCTTCACCGCCAATCAGTACGCCGGGCGACCTCATGTCGCAGAACCGGACAAGTGTGCGGAGCTGCGGTGGTGGCCGCTCTCGGCTCTGCCGGAGAACCTCGTGCGCTACACCCGCCAGGCCCTGATCTGTATTCAGCGGGGCCGGAGCGCGAGCACGGTGGGGTGGCCCGATGCCTGCTGA
- a CDS encoding NUDIX hydrolase — translation MPADDVREPVGLMAPEDYARSRAVFWGGAAVLFTDEEGRVLALDPAYRPGRLLLPGGGVDQAERPSAAAVREVAEELGLSVAVGQLLAVDWVSKGNPEFGRVYGFPGETISIWDGGVLEESDIARISLPENEITSFHFLPPAQAARRMRPIERRRMLAALRARIDRAGPAVLEDGETIGLGQALQRLDVVPRIAIGYQDIGWHPAMEPAAGLPVKQAWVWAFDPLGRVVVLVDPRDGHVVLPGGTVEMDDDGPKAAALREAAEEAALRLHDAAYLGYLLDPDGAVYGPGTGANARARYIARIDSLGPAAPDVATGITYGRLLVSPVQASELLGLGRAGAEQAEYAARRAAARWGIPLCPPQAAIEIPHTVMAALLP, via the coding sequence ATGCCTGCTGACGACGTGCGCGAGCCTGTGGGTTTGATGGCGCCGGAGGACTATGCGCGCTCACGTGCGGTCTTCTGGGGCGGGGCCGCGGTGCTGTTCACCGATGAAGAGGGCAGGGTTCTGGCCCTGGATCCCGCGTACCGGCCTGGAAGGCTGCTCTTGCCCGGCGGGGGAGTGGACCAGGCCGAGCGGCCCTCGGCCGCGGCGGTGCGGGAGGTGGCCGAGGAACTCGGGCTGTCCGTCGCCGTAGGCCAGCTCCTGGCGGTGGACTGGGTCAGCAAGGGCAATCCGGAGTTCGGGAGGGTGTACGGCTTTCCCGGTGAAACCATCTCCATCTGGGACGGTGGCGTCCTGGAGGAGAGCGACATCGCCCGCATTAGCTTGCCCGAGAACGAGATCACCTCGTTCCACTTCCTTCCGCCGGCGCAGGCCGCACGCCGGATGCGCCCGATCGAGAGGCGACGGATGCTCGCTGCCTTGCGTGCCCGGATCGACCGTGCCGGACCCGCCGTGCTGGAGGACGGTGAGACGATCGGGCTCGGACAGGCACTGCAGCGATTGGACGTCGTCCCGCGTATTGCGATCGGCTACCAGGACATCGGCTGGCACCCGGCCATGGAGCCCGCCGCCGGCCTTCCCGTGAAGCAAGCGTGGGTGTGGGCCTTCGACCCGCTCGGCCGGGTCGTCGTCCTCGTGGATCCGCGCGACGGCCATGTCGTCCTGCCGGGCGGAACGGTCGAAATGGACGACGACGGGCCGAAGGCGGCGGCACTGCGTGAAGCCGCCGAAGAGGCGGCTCTGCGCCTGCACGATGCTGCCTATCTCGGCTACCTCCTTGATCCGGACGGTGCGGTCTACGGCCCAGGTACCGGGGCGAACGCCCGGGCACGTTACATCGCACGCATCGACTCCCTGGGGCCGGCGGCACCGGATGTCGCGACCGGTATCACCTACGGCCGGCTGCTGGTCAGCCCGGTGCAGGCGAGCGAGCTGCTCGGTCTTGGACGCGCCGGGGCCGAACAGGCCGAGTACGCGGCCCGAAGGGCGGCAGCCCGCTGGGGAATTCCTTTGTGTCCGCCGCAGGCCGCGATCGAGATCCCCCACACGGTCATGGCGGCCCTCCTGCCCTGA
- a CDS encoding ABC transporter ATP-binding protein yields the protein MKRLLKRVWKTEPTVSESEVALFGGALRYDFGWVRHEYARLDTKFGQAARMVPALVGSTLRLAWQADRRALLTIGIAEVGQSITQAAGLLVTNQVIQALLMDGDNVSRLHTALPALIAGCIIAVVGTVLACLSTAGTGRLEPKVERLATEQFLEGAARAELEAIEDGEFRTLLDSAYFGAQSSRTMIGVCVAVVNGVFSLVAAAGVVTVLSPFLLPLLLLIALPRGWGAMHVARRRYASRMQWIEHERAKRLVNNLITARESATEIRVHQVGPFLLDHFHEMGQTAEAEQTRLADGRAVTELIAAAMAGLASAATFAGLGALWLTGHMSAATVATAALAIRTGSASLGALVDNVLRLHEESLYVRDLDRFRDEAERRAIPTGGQPVNDFPDQVTFENVSFTYPDRDTPALQEVTLTFPRGAVIALVGANGSGKSTAVKLLAGLHRPTAGRVLWGQTDLVEADRVDIFRHVAALDQGFQRWPFTLRTNIQIGQPERNADDDIARAAAYSGADKLADVLPRGLGTLLARQFRGGQELSGGQWQTVGQARLRHRQASLVIADEPTSALDPEAEIESFERIRRLADEGKTVVLVSHRMAGVQHADIIYVLDEGHLVESGSHQELMARPDSQYQRMYLMQANQYGGAAAPLVLPTPSANGESHAASTPD from the coding sequence ATGAAGCGGCTCCTGAAACGGGTCTGGAAGACGGAACCGACCGTCTCCGAGTCCGAGGTCGCGCTCTTCGGCGGGGCGCTGCGCTACGACTTCGGCTGGGTGCGCCACGAGTACGCGCGACTGGACACCAAATTCGGGCAGGCCGCCCGGATGGTGCCAGCGCTGGTGGGCAGCACCCTGCGCCTGGCCTGGCAGGCGGACCGCCGTGCCCTGTTGACCATCGGGATCGCCGAGGTGGGCCAGAGCATCACCCAAGCCGCCGGGCTGCTGGTCACCAACCAGGTGATCCAAGCCCTGCTCATGGACGGGGACAACGTCTCCCGGCTGCACACCGCACTGCCGGCCCTGATCGCCGGCTGCATCATCGCCGTGGTCGGCACCGTCCTGGCCTGCCTTTCGACGGCGGGCACCGGGCGGCTGGAACCGAAAGTCGAGAGGCTGGCCACCGAGCAGTTCCTGGAGGGCGCCGCCCGCGCGGAACTCGAGGCCATCGAAGACGGCGAGTTCCGCACGCTCCTGGACTCGGCGTACTTCGGCGCCCAGTCCTCCCGCACCATGATCGGCGTCTGCGTGGCCGTGGTGAACGGCGTGTTCTCCCTCGTCGCCGCGGCTGGCGTGGTCACGGTCCTCAGCCCCTTCCTGCTGCCCCTGCTGCTGCTCATCGCGCTGCCCCGTGGCTGGGGCGCCATGCACGTGGCCCGGCGCCGCTACGCCTCCCGGATGCAGTGGATCGAGCACGAGCGGGCCAAGCGTCTGGTCAACAACCTCATCACCGCCCGGGAATCCGCTACGGAGATCCGCGTTCACCAGGTCGGCCCCTTCCTGCTCGATCACTTCCACGAGATGGGCCAGACCGCCGAGGCCGAACAGACCCGCCTCGCCGACGGCCGCGCGGTCACCGAACTGATTGCTGCCGCCATGGCTGGCCTCGCATCGGCGGCCACGTTTGCGGGCCTGGGCGCGCTGTGGCTGACCGGCCACATGAGCGCCGCCACCGTTGCCACCGCCGCGCTCGCGATCCGCACCGGCTCAGCAAGCCTTGGCGCCCTCGTCGACAACGTCCTGCGGCTGCACGAGGAGTCCCTCTACGTGCGCGACCTCGACCGCTTCCGTGACGAAGCCGAACGCCGGGCCATCCCCACAGGCGGCCAGCCCGTGAACGACTTTCCCGACCAGGTCACCTTCGAGAACGTGTCGTTCACCTACCCCGACCGCGACACTCCCGCTCTGCAGGAGGTGACCCTGACCTTCCCGCGCGGTGCCGTCATCGCCTTGGTCGGCGCGAACGGCAGCGGAAAGTCCACCGCGGTGAAGCTCCTCGCCGGCCTGCACCGGCCCACGGCCGGCCGCGTCCTGTGGGGGCAGACCGACCTTGTCGAGGCCGACCGGGTGGACATCTTCCGGCACGTGGCCGCTCTCGATCAGGGCTTTCAACGGTGGCCCTTCACCCTGCGAACCAATATCCAGATCGGCCAGCCGGAACGCAACGCGGACGACGACATCGCCCGCGCTGCCGCCTACTCGGGCGCCGACAAGCTCGCCGACGTTCTTCCCCGCGGTCTCGGCACCCTGCTGGCCCGGCAGTTCCGCGGCGGTCAGGAACTGTCCGGGGGACAGTGGCAGACGGTCGGACAAGCCCGGCTGCGCCATCGGCAGGCGAGCCTCGTCATCGCCGATGAGCCCACCTCCGCCCTCGACCCCGAGGCCGAGATCGAGTCCTTCGAACGCATCCGCCGCCTGGCCGACGAAGGCAAGACCGTCGTGCTGGTCAGCCACCGCATGGCCGGCGTCCAGCACGCCGACATCATCTATGTCCTGGACGAGGGACACCTCGTGGAGAGCGGTTCCCACCAGGAACTCATGGCGCGGCCTGATTCCCAGTACCAGCGCATGTACCTCATGCAGGCCAACCAGTACGGCGGCGCCGCCGCACCTTTGGTGCTGCCGACTCCCTCGGCCAACGGCGAATCACATGCCGCCAGCACCCCCGACTGA
- a CDS encoding protoporphyrinogen/coproporphyrinogen oxidase: MPHPTHTPDTGRIVILGAGPCGLACADELTRLGHHDFLLLESASAPGGLASSVVDAAGFTWDLGGHVVFSHFGEFDRLLADLFTAEELLYHDRSSYIRYGDGWMPYPFQHHLHHLPPKDATACLRDLLAARPDNSVESAAPADFATWLGTMYGQALVDRFFAPYNTKIWATPLEDMGSAWVAERVAPVDVEEILAAFVGTASPARRWGPNATFAFPASGGTGEIWHRLAARIDAGHLRTQAHVVAVDPGTRTAILADGEKVGYDHLVATGPLDQLAAMTATCPSSLRTAARSLRHTTVAMVGLGYKTPTADSRSWLYFPQPDIPFYRATNFSKYAPANVPGADTGAYSAWMTETSLIPGQSLDRHALVRSCDQSLRRQGLVPEHTPLASTHVEVIPYAYPVPTLRRDEVLAQVVPWMEAHGIYPRGRFGTWRYEIGNMDHAVKMGIDIARRLLNGTREELLASAPDLSAVRVECRS; this comes from the coding sequence ATGCCCCACCCCACGCACACGCCAGACACCGGCCGGATCGTCATACTCGGGGCCGGACCATGCGGTCTGGCCTGCGCCGACGAGCTGACCCGCCTCGGCCACCACGACTTCCTGCTGCTGGAGTCCGCGTCCGCCCCAGGCGGGCTCGCCTCATCCGTAGTGGACGCGGCCGGCTTCACGTGGGACCTGGGCGGCCACGTGGTCTTCTCTCACTTCGGCGAGTTTGACCGGCTGCTGGCCGATCTGTTCACCGCTGAGGAGCTGCTGTACCACGACCGCTCCTCCTACATCCGCTACGGCGACGGATGGATGCCCTACCCCTTCCAGCACCACCTCCATCACCTCCCGCCGAAGGACGCTACGGCCTGCCTTCGCGATCTCCTGGCCGCACGCCCCGACAACAGTGTGGAATCCGCGGCACCGGCGGACTTCGCGACGTGGCTGGGCACCATGTATGGGCAGGCCCTGGTGGACCGCTTCTTCGCCCCGTACAACACCAAGATCTGGGCGACGCCGCTTGAAGACATGGGTTCGGCGTGGGTGGCCGAGCGGGTGGCCCCTGTAGATGTCGAGGAGATTCTGGCCGCGTTCGTCGGTACCGCATCACCCGCGCGCCGGTGGGGTCCGAACGCCACCTTCGCCTTCCCCGCGTCCGGCGGCACCGGCGAGATCTGGCACCGGCTCGCCGCCCGCATCGACGCCGGCCACCTGCGCACCCAGGCTCACGTGGTCGCCGTCGATCCCGGCACCCGCACCGCCATCCTCGCCGACGGCGAGAAAGTCGGCTACGACCACCTAGTGGCCACCGGCCCGCTCGACCAGCTCGCCGCCATGACCGCCACCTGCCCGTCCTCGCTCCGGACGGCCGCCCGGAGCCTGCGGCACACCACCGTGGCCATGGTCGGCCTGGGCTACAAGACACCGACCGCCGACAGCCGGTCCTGGCTCTACTTCCCACAGCCCGACATCCCCTTCTACCGGGCCACGAATTTCAGCAAGTACGCGCCCGCCAACGTCCCCGGCGCCGACACCGGCGCCTACAGCGCCTGGATGACAGAGACCTCCCTCATCCCCGGCCAGAGCCTCGACCGCCATGCTCTGGTCCGCTCCTGCGACCAGTCGCTTCGCCGTCAGGGCCTGGTGCCCGAGCACACGCCGCTCGCCAGCACCCATGTCGAGGTGATCCCGTACGCCTACCCAGTCCCCACCCTGAGGCGGGACGAAGTCTTGGCGCAGGTAGTGCCGTGGATGGAAGCCCACGGTATCTACCCCCGGGGCCGGTTCGGGACCTGGCGCTACGAGATCGGCAATATGGACCACGCGGTCAAGATGGGCATCGACATCGCCCGCCGCCTGCTGAACGGAACGCGAGAGGAACTCCTCGCCTCCGCACCCGACCTTTCCGCGGTCCGGGTGGAGTGCCGATCGTGA
- a CDS encoding NUDIX hydrolase: protein MSGEPDTTAQAVGGPDRVVTDEQRAYWAQLEAPMASCTALITDADGRILVVDPTYKDGFDMPGGMVEAGETQIEGLERELAEELDLTGVPIGRFLVLDQVPAARYGRAMVVTVFHVGPLTDQQTQSLRFADGEIGAAEFLPLEEALARLPRRLARRIQAAHAALLAGVPAVLIDGKSHALSGPAVSEAR from the coding sequence ATGTCCGGCGAACCTGACACCACTGCACAGGCTGTCGGCGGCCCTGACCGTGTGGTCACCGACGAGCAACGGGCGTACTGGGCCCAGCTTGAGGCGCCCATGGCCTCTTGCACTGCCCTGATCACTGATGCTGACGGCCGCATTCTCGTGGTCGACCCGACCTACAAGGACGGCTTCGACATGCCCGGCGGCATGGTGGAGGCCGGCGAAACGCAGATCGAGGGCCTGGAACGTGAACTGGCCGAGGAACTCGACCTGACCGGCGTCCCGATCGGCCGGTTCCTCGTCCTGGACCAGGTCCCCGCTGCCCGGTACGGGCGGGCCATGGTTGTCACGGTGTTCCACGTGGGTCCCCTCACCGACCAGCAGACACAGTCCCTGCGCTTCGCGGACGGGGAGATCGGCGCCGCCGAGTTCCTCCCCCTCGAGGAGGCCCTCGCTCGGCTGCCGCGCCGACTTGCCCGCCGCATCCAGGCGGCGCACGCCGCGCTCCTGGCTGGTGTGCCGGCCGTTCTGATCGACGGCAAGTCCCACGCCCTGTCCGGCCCAGCCGTGTCGGAGGCGCGATGA